The following proteins are co-located in the Streptomyces asiaticus genome:
- a CDS encoding helix-turn-helix domain-containing protein, with protein MAARVQLRRHPLGRRGDGPETASGPQASTPERTAVFVDSGVCSGSHRWSERTAGSWHHAVRSERRLEVHRVRGSVRFNCLRLRAARKEGGLTVAEIARAASASDRTVSFYLSGQRHPRAEVCLAWPVRSGWPIRSTYATS; from the coding sequence ATGGCGGCCCGCGTCCAGCTTCGCCGCCACCCACTTGGCCGCCGAGGCGACGGTCCCGAAACGGCTTCGGGCCCCCAAGCATCCACCCCTGAACGAACCGCCGTTTTCGTTGACTCCGGGGTTTGTTCAGGGTCGCACAGATGGTCTGAACGAACCGCCGGTTCCTGGCATCATGCGGTTCGTTCAGAGCGGCGGCTGGAGGTTCACCGTGTCCGAGGCTCCGTACGGTTCAACTGCCTGCGCCTGCGAGCCGCGCGGAAGGAGGGTGGCCTGACGGTGGCTGAGATCGCCAGGGCGGCCAGCGCGAGCGACAGGACGGTGAGCTTCTACCTGAGCGGGCAGCGGCACCCGCGAGCCGAGGTTTGCCTCGCCTGGCCCGTGCGGTCGGGGTGGCCGATCCGCTCGACCTATGCGACCTCCTGA
- a CDS encoding helix-turn-helix domain-containing protein, whose translation MADPLDLCDLLKDGERIVHLRVRVGKSRATVAADLGWHPDTYREWETRGHAPDKMTGPRGAGKTTPAARLGLAGEHPVLHQARGREGREHRRHV comes from the coding sequence GTGGCCGATCCGCTCGACCTATGCGACCTCCTGAAGGACGGTGAGCGGATCGTCCACCTGCGGGTGCGGGTCGGGAAGAGCCGGGCAACGGTGGCTGCTGACCTCGGCTGGCACCCGGATACCTACCGGGAGTGGGAGACCCGCGGGCACGCGCCGGACAAGATGACCGGTCCACGCGGCGCTGGGAAGACGACCCCGGCGGCCCGGCTGGGGCTGGCGGGTGAACACCCCGTTCTTCATCAGGCCCGTGGTCGAGAAGGGCGTGAGCATCGACGGCACGT